The Rhodococcus sp. B50 DNA window GTTGCGCTTCCTCAACAGCTTCGTCGACCACCTCGCCGGGCTGTGGACCACAGATCCGTCCCGGCGCGAGGTCTGGCTCGCGATGCAGTCCACCCCGTCCACCCGCGCCACCGGCGCCATCCACGAACGTGAGTTCGCCGAGCAGGTCGCCCGGATGCTCGCGCCGCTCACGCCAGACACCCCGCGGCCGCGCCGCAAGCTCATGGCCGAGGTGCTCGTCCACATCGTGTACTCGATGCTCAACTTCTCGGTGCAGGACGACCAGACCCACGCCGACGCCGTCGTCGAACTCAAGCGGATCATGGTCGCCTATCTGCAGATCGCCGAACAGGATTCCCGCGCGCAGGCCAAGCGACGCCGACGCCGCGAGGAACGCGAGGAATCCGCACGCGAACAGGCCGACCGGCAGGAGACCGAAACGGATCAGGCCGAGGAAGCTCGCGCTCCCTCGGCCTGATCCCCACATCTTCGTCCCTCAGTCGCCGACCTCGTCGAGGACGACGAACGCGCCGGCCATGTCACCGTCGTGAGTCAACGACACATGGATCCGTACGCCGGTCAGCTTCTCCGCGACCTCCCGGTGCAGCCGGATGCTCGGACGACCCCACGCGTCCGAGACCACCTCGATCTGCTGATGAATGGTCTCGGGCAGCACCGGTGGGCTGCCGAACAGCGATGCCGACCACGCCTTGATCACCGCCTCCTTCGCCGCCCAGCGGGCGGCGAAGTGACGG harbors:
- a CDS encoding TetR family transcriptional regulator, which codes for MESATNGRRAPRRIDPALEVQAEPQELVPRRRPTQERSRRKFDALLAASRELLTEVGFESFTCEEVASRADVPIGTLYQFFANKYVIVCELNRQDLVGVQSELAQFNGKIPSVDWLRFLNSFVDHLAGLWTTDPSRREVWLAMQSTPSTRATGAIHEREFAEQVARMLAPLTPDTPRPRRKLMAEVLVHIVYSMLNFSVQDDQTHADAVVELKRIMVAYLQIAEQDSRAQAKRRRRREEREESAREQADRQETETDQAEEARAPSA
- the acpS gene encoding holo-ACP synthase AcpS; translation: MGVAGVGFDLVSVPEFAEQLSRTGTTMLANFTPGERRDANTRSSDPARHFAARWAAKEAVIKAWSASLFGSPPVLPETIHQQIEVVSDAWGRPSIRLHREVAEKLTGVRIHVSLTHDGDMAGAFVVLDEVGD